A genomic segment from Actinoplanes sichuanensis encodes:
- a CDS encoding Hsp70 family protein — translation MRDTIDFGIDLGTTNSAIAVVEDGVPVVVKSNDGWDITPSAVWIPKPGVVHVGRAARDRADRDPANAAGEFKLEMGLADATRTFVDGQVTMGPVQLSAEVLKSLRADAAHHTGEAPDAAVITVPAAFALNQNKATTEAASLAGFSVACPLVQEPTAAAFAYGFQKADEDAYWMVFDFGGGTFDAAVVSKRDGDLRVLNHAGDPYLGGKLIDWAVVERLLAPALINALGVGEFRRDNPQWRDAFAKLKSAAEEAKIMLSRRQTADVLVDITLPGGRTETFEHTLTRDGVDRVAEPFYVRAINLCRGALAEGGLDVDDIDKLLLVGGVTLSPGLRERLADPGHGLGIALDYSLDPTTVVARGAAIFASTLRRPSTGTHQPAVGEFAVELAYEPTTTVNTPTVAGRLVSTGDVDWSGYRVTISNADYRTPAITPNARGAFSTEVYVDDLQAARFTIELTSASGEPQRLTPDGLTITHRAVEFGGVRLAHSLGIQLADQAFAPLVRKGATLPTREREVFRTSTPLNRSDADAVIRIPVVQGERPRGDRNRQVGVLEIRPKDVRIDLPAGSEVEVTFEVDTSSLVTVVADVPLIQTQFEAEIALDDVRTPDPVALTTMLDDAERRMAHLRGAVASGDSEDARDRLAALDREGTMTGAREQVQASGFDAGAAATAEDRLRNVQAELDIIEDAVGLPDLIQQLEEALSAADEMAADDADRREVGELRRRARTAIEARDRSAIQAQLERVHDFLMEVERRSPDWPVKVFFMLCVEHEKLGISAQADVLIAQGRQAIAGQDARALDAVNQRLVRLLPVEVAGKIGGLLR, via the coding sequence ATGCGTGACACGATCGACTTCGGCATCGACCTGGGCACCACCAACAGCGCCATCGCGGTCGTCGAGGACGGCGTGCCGGTGGTCGTCAAGAGCAACGACGGCTGGGACATCACCCCGTCGGCGGTGTGGATCCCCAAGCCCGGCGTGGTCCACGTCGGCCGGGCCGCCCGCGACCGGGCCGACCGTGACCCGGCCAACGCGGCCGGCGAGTTCAAACTGGAGATGGGTCTGGCCGACGCGACCCGGACGTTCGTCGACGGTCAGGTCACCATGGGCCCGGTCCAGCTGTCGGCGGAGGTGCTCAAGTCGCTGCGCGCCGACGCCGCCCACCACACCGGCGAGGCACCGGACGCCGCGGTGATCACCGTGCCGGCCGCGTTCGCGCTCAACCAGAACAAGGCGACCACCGAGGCGGCGTCGTTGGCCGGGTTCTCGGTGGCCTGCCCGCTCGTGCAGGAGCCGACCGCCGCCGCGTTCGCGTACGGCTTCCAGAAGGCCGACGAGGACGCCTACTGGATGGTGTTCGACTTCGGTGGCGGCACCTTCGACGCGGCGGTGGTCAGCAAGCGCGACGGTGACCTGCGGGTGCTCAACCACGCCGGTGACCCGTACCTGGGCGGCAAGCTGATCGACTGGGCGGTGGTCGAGCGGCTGCTGGCCCCGGCACTGATCAACGCGCTCGGCGTCGGCGAGTTCCGGCGCGACAACCCGCAGTGGCGCGACGCGTTCGCCAAGCTCAAGTCGGCCGCCGAGGAAGCCAAGATCATGCTGTCGCGGCGGCAGACCGCGGACGTGCTGGTCGACATCACGCTGCCCGGTGGCCGTACCGAGACGTTCGAGCACACGCTGACCCGCGACGGCGTCGACCGGGTCGCCGAGCCGTTCTACGTCCGCGCGATCAACCTGTGCCGGGGCGCGCTCGCCGAGGGTGGCCTCGACGTCGACGACATCGACAAGCTGCTCCTGGTCGGCGGTGTGACGCTCAGCCCCGGCCTACGGGAGCGCCTCGCCGATCCGGGGCACGGGCTGGGCATCGCGCTCGACTACAGCCTCGACCCGACCACCGTGGTGGCCCGGGGAGCGGCGATCTTCGCGAGCACGCTGCGCCGGCCGTCGACCGGCACACACCAGCCGGCGGTGGGGGAGTTCGCGGTCGAGTTGGCCTATGAGCCGACCACCACCGTCAACACGCCCACGGTGGCCGGGCGGCTGGTGTCCACCGGCGACGTCGACTGGTCCGGTTACCGGGTGACGATCAGCAACGCCGACTACCGTACGCCCGCCATCACCCCGAACGCGCGGGGTGCGTTCTCCACCGAGGTGTACGTCGACGACCTGCAGGCCGCCCGGTTCACCATCGAGCTGACCTCGGCGTCGGGCGAGCCGCAGCGGCTCACCCCGGACGGGCTGACGATCACCCACCGGGCCGTTGAGTTCGGTGGTGTGCGGCTGGCCCACTCGCTCGGCATCCAGCTGGCCGACCAGGCCTTCGCGCCGCTGGTCCGCAAGGGTGCCACCCTGCCGACCCGGGAGCGGGAGGTGTTCCGCACGTCGACGCCGCTGAACCGGTCGGACGCCGACGCGGTCATCCGCATCCCGGTGGTGCAGGGTGAGCGTCCGCGCGGCGACCGCAACCGGCAGGTCGGTGTGCTGGAGATCCGGCCCAAGGACGTCCGCATCGATCTGCCGGCCGGCAGTGAGGTCGAGGTGACCTTCGAGGTGGACACGTCCAGCCTGGTCACCGTGGTCGCCGACGTGCCGCTGATCCAGACCCAGTTCGAGGCCGAGATCGCCCTCGACGACGTGCGCACCCCGGACCCGGTGGCGTTGACCACCATGCTGGACGACGCCGAGCGGCGGATGGCGCACCTGCGTGGGGCGGTCGCCTCCGGTGACTCCGAGGACGCTCGTGACCGGCTCGCCGCCCTGGACCGGGAGGGCACCATGACCGGCGCCCGCGAGCAGGTGCAGGCGTCCGGGTTCGACGCGGGCGCCGCCGCCACCGCCGAGGACCGGCTGCGCAACGTGCAGGCCGAACTCGACATCATCGAGGACGCGGTCGGGCTGCCCGACCTGATCCAGCAGCTGGAGGAGGCGCTGTCCGCGGCCGACGAGATGGCCGCCGACGACGCCGACCGGCGTGAGGTCGGCGAGCTGCGGCGGCGGGCCCGGACCGCGATCGAGGCCCGGGACAGGTCGGCGATCCAGGCGCAGCTCGAACGGGTGCACGACTTCCTCATGGAGGTCGAGCGCCGGTCGCCCGACTGGCCGGTCAAGGTGTTCTTCATGCTCTGTGTCGAGCACGAGAAGCTCGGCATCTCGGCCCAGGCCGACGTGCTGATCGCGCAGGGCCGGCAGGCGATCGCCGGGCAGGACGCGCGCGCTCTGGACGCGGTCAACCAGCGGCTGGTTCGGCTGCTGCCGGTCGAGGTGGCCGGCAAGATCGGTGGCCTGCTGCGATGA
- a CDS encoding tetratricopeptide repeat protein, with the protein MTTAGVSEELALDRARAAARSGDLDGALELLGGDSPAALDLRARVHAQRGEFDAADAAWARVLAADPSHAGAAAGRRAIAGRGRRRLVTAGGAALVVLVLVSGAVLLVGQPDEPGSMSAPATPVTTVPSPAPSPSVTASPASSPDRLLRGLAVAGVTVRARGAATEVVFDEGLFVRGDTLRTGAGATLERVGRALRDAGDVTVTVVGHAVPVTGGRTAGGSTTALARAQVAAARLARASGLPLTSFQLVSADQKDGPHGSPEGNRTVTLLVASR; encoded by the coding sequence ATGACGACCGCCGGTGTCTCCGAGGAGTTGGCGCTGGATCGGGCGCGTGCCGCGGCCCGGTCCGGTGACCTCGACGGCGCGCTCGAACTGCTCGGCGGCGACTCGCCGGCGGCGCTCGATCTGCGGGCCCGGGTGCACGCGCAGCGTGGCGAGTTCGATGCGGCCGACGCGGCGTGGGCGCGGGTGTTGGCCGCCGATCCGTCGCACGCGGGGGCGGCGGCCGGGCGCCGGGCGATCGCCGGGCGCGGCCGTCGCCGGCTGGTGACCGCCGGTGGGGCGGCGCTGGTGGTGCTGGTCCTGGTGTCCGGGGCGGTTCTGCTGGTCGGGCAGCCCGATGAGCCGGGGTCCATGTCGGCCCCGGCGACCCCGGTCACGACCGTGCCGTCACCGGCGCCGTCGCCCTCCGTCACGGCTTCGCCCGCCTCCTCCCCGGATCGGCTCCTGCGCGGGCTGGCCGTCGCCGGGGTCACCGTCCGCGCGCGGGGCGCCGCCACCGAGGTGGTTTTCGACGAGGGCCTCTTCGTACGCGGGGACACGCTGCGCACCGGCGCCGGTGCCACGCTCGAGCGGGTCGGGCGGGCCCTGCGCGACGCCGGTGATGTCACGGTCACGGTGGTCGGTCACGCCGTCCCGGTCACCGGTGGGCGCACCGCCGGTGGGTCGACCACCGCCCTGGCGCGGGCTCAGGTCGCGGCGGCCCGGCTGGCCCGTGCGAGCGGGCTCCCGTTGACGTCGTTTCAGCTGGTCAGCGCCGATCAGAAGGACGGTCCGCACGGCTCACCGGAGGGCAATCGCACGGTCACCCTGCTGGTCGCCTCGCGTTAG
- a CDS encoding peptide chain release factor 3, translating to MSQNVLTSAAGVAAQAARRRTFAVISHPDAGKSTMTEALALHARVIGQAGAVHGKGDRKGVVSDWMAMEQQRGISVTSAALQFSYGDTVINLLDTPGHADFSEDTYRVLTAVDSAVMLLDAAKGLEPQTLKLFEVCRQRSIPVITFINKWDRPGHEALALMDEIEQRIGLKPTPLTWPVGIAGHFHGVIDRRTGVFTRMQRSPGGADLAIEEEMADAEAAERYGAEWVTANEELELLGMTGADHDQETFLAATSTPVLFGAAVANLGVRQLLNILVEMAPPATARPTADDGERPVDSPFSGFVFKIQANMNRAHRDQVAFMRICSGRFERGMIVTHAGTGRPFTTKYAQQVFGQGRDTIDEAFPGDVVGLVNATALGIGDTLYADKAVQFPALPSFPPEHFAVCRTDDTGAYKRFRRGIEQLDGEGVVQVLRSDLRGDGLPVLAAVGPMQFEVASFRLEAEFGVKVHLDRLPYEIAAVTDAEGKEMLRGESQVEVMTRIRDGALLAVFAHRWRMRTVAGRHPNLKLDAPLDAGL from the coding sequence GTGAGTCAAAACGTGCTGACATCGGCGGCGGGGGTTGCCGCCCAGGCGGCGCGACGGCGTACGTTCGCGGTGATCTCCCACCCGGACGCCGGCAAGTCGACGATGACCGAGGCCCTCGCCCTGCACGCGCGTGTGATCGGCCAGGCCGGCGCGGTGCACGGCAAGGGCGATCGTAAGGGTGTCGTCTCCGACTGGATGGCGATGGAGCAGCAGCGTGGCATCTCGGTCACGTCGGCGGCGTTGCAGTTCTCCTACGGCGATACGGTCATCAACCTGCTCGACACACCCGGCCACGCCGACTTCTCCGAGGACACGTACCGGGTACTGACCGCCGTCGACAGCGCGGTGATGCTGCTCGACGCGGCCAAGGGCCTGGAGCCGCAGACGCTGAAGCTGTTCGAGGTGTGCCGGCAGCGCAGCATCCCGGTGATCACGTTCATCAACAAGTGGGACCGGCCCGGTCACGAGGCGCTCGCGCTGATGGACGAGATCGAGCAGCGGATCGGGCTCAAGCCGACCCCGCTGACCTGGCCGGTCGGGATCGCCGGGCACTTCCACGGGGTGATCGACAGGCGGACCGGGGTGTTCACCCGGATGCAGCGTTCCCCCGGTGGCGCCGACCTGGCGATCGAGGAGGAGATGGCCGACGCCGAGGCCGCGGAGCGCTACGGCGCCGAGTGGGTGACCGCCAACGAGGAGCTGGAGCTGCTCGGGATGACCGGCGCCGACCACGATCAGGAGACGTTCCTGGCCGCCACCAGCACACCCGTGCTGTTCGGCGCCGCGGTCGCCAACCTGGGTGTCCGGCAGCTGCTGAACATCCTGGTCGAGATGGCGCCGCCGGCCACCGCCCGGCCGACCGCCGACGACGGGGAGCGGCCTGTCGACAGCCCGTTCTCCGGGTTCGTCTTCAAGATCCAGGCGAACATGAACCGGGCGCACCGCGACCAGGTCGCGTTCATGCGGATCTGCTCCGGCCGGTTCGAGCGCGGCATGATCGTCACCCACGCCGGGACCGGGCGACCGTTCACCACCAAGTACGCGCAGCAGGTCTTCGGGCAGGGTCGGGACACCATCGACGAGGCGTTCCCCGGTGACGTGGTGGGCCTGGTCAACGCGACCGCGCTCGGCATCGGCGACACTCTCTACGCCGACAAGGCGGTCCAGTTCCCGGCGCTGCCGTCGTTCCCGCCGGAGCATTTCGCGGTCTGCCGGACCGACGACACCGGCGCCTACAAGCGGTTCCGTCGGGGCATCGAGCAGCTCGACGGTGAGGGTGTGGTCCAGGTGCTGCGGTCCGACCTGCGTGGGGACGGCCTGCCGGTGCTGGCCGCGGTCGGGCCGATGCAGTTCGAGGTGGCGAGTTTCCGCCTGGAGGCCGAGTTCGGGGTCAAGGTGCATCTGGACCGCCTGCCGTACGAGATCGCGGCCGTCACCGACGCCGAGGGTAAGGAGATGCTGCGCGGGGAGTCGCAGGTCGAGGTGATGACCCGGATCCGCGATGGTGCTCTGCTCGCGGTGTTCGCGCACCGCTGGCGGATGCGGACGGTGGCCGGCCGTCATCCGAATCTGAAGCTCGACGCGCCACTGGACGCCGGGCTGTAA
- a CDS encoding LNS2 domain-containing protein has product MPFAVFDVDGVVADVRHRLRHVARPPKDWARFFSAADRDPPLSEGTDLVHRYARDHDLVWLTGRPEWLRPVTEKWFAKHGLPAGRLLMRPEDDRRPARDYKLSRLRRLARDGEIAVIVDDDPAVVKRLKSEGFPVRLADWVPYERSLRQAQERDGRT; this is encoded by the coding sequence ATGCCTTTCGCAGTATTCGACGTCGACGGGGTGGTCGCCGACGTAAGGCACCGCCTGCGGCACGTGGCCCGGCCACCGAAGGACTGGGCGCGGTTCTTCTCGGCCGCCGACCGGGATCCGCCGCTGTCCGAGGGAACCGACCTGGTGCACCGGTATGCGCGGGATCACGACCTGGTCTGGCTGACCGGGCGGCCGGAGTGGCTGCGGCCGGTCACCGAGAAATGGTTCGCCAAGCACGGGCTGCCCGCCGGGCGGCTGCTGATGCGGCCCGAGGACGATCGGCGGCCGGCCCGCGACTACAAGCTCAGCCGACTGCGGCGACTCGCCCGGGACGGGGAGATCGCGGTCATCGTCGACGACGACCCGGCCGTCGTGAAACGGCTGAAGAGTGAGGGATTTCCGGTCCGGCTGGCCGACTGGGTGCCGTACGAACGCTCGCTGCGACAGGCACAGGAACGCGACGGTCGTACCTGA
- a CDS encoding carbohydrate ABC transporter permease: MKTKNRLLLYGLLLVLCVPFVFPTWWMVTSSFKPNADIFAFDFAPGTWTLEPWRQVFTMQPFAQQYFNSAYIAVVVTLGTLVVASTAGYAFARIRFPGQNVLFLVVLTGLLIPSEVTIVPLFRMFNSLGLVDTHWPLILVPMLGPPSVLATFIMRQFFITLPGELEEAARIDGLGRPAIFRRIALPLARPALGAVAIFTFLHSWNLYLEPVVYISSRTKYTLPQALTQFTDAYQGQLWNVQLSAASMTAIPVLIVFVIAQRQFIEGLAHTGLKG; the protein is encoded by the coding sequence ATGAAAACTAAGAACAGGCTTCTGCTGTACGGGCTGCTGCTGGTGCTGTGTGTGCCGTTCGTCTTCCCCACGTGGTGGATGGTCACCAGTTCGTTCAAGCCGAACGCGGACATCTTCGCCTTCGACTTCGCGCCCGGCACCTGGACGCTCGAACCGTGGCGGCAGGTGTTCACCATGCAGCCGTTCGCCCAGCAGTACTTCAACAGCGCGTACATCGCCGTCGTGGTCACCCTCGGCACGCTGGTGGTGGCGTCGACGGCCGGCTACGCGTTCGCGCGGATCCGGTTCCCCGGGCAGAACGTCCTCTTCCTGGTGGTGCTGACCGGTCTGCTGATCCCGAGCGAGGTGACGATCGTCCCGCTGTTCCGGATGTTCAACAGCCTCGGCCTGGTCGACACCCACTGGCCGCTGATCCTGGTCCCGATGCTGGGACCGCCGAGCGTGCTGGCGACGTTCATCATGCGGCAGTTCTTCATCACGTTGCCCGGCGAACTGGAGGAGGCGGCCCGCATCGACGGCCTGGGCCGGCCCGCCATCTTCCGGCGGATCGCGCTGCCGCTGGCCCGCCCGGCGCTCGGCGCGGTGGCGATCTTCACGTTCCTGCACAGCTGGAACCTGTATCTGGAACCTGTGGTGTACATCTCGTCCCGGACGAAATACACGCTGCCGCAGGCGCTCACCCAGTTCACCGACGCCTACCAGGGACAACTCTGGAACGTGCAGCTGTCGGCGGCGTCGATGACCGCGATTCCGGTGCTGATCGTCTTCGTGATCGCCCAGCGCCAGTTCATCGAAGGTTTGGCCCATACCGGCCTCAAGGGGTGA